A portion of the Chloroflexota bacterium genome contains these proteins:
- a CDS encoding transcription elongation factor GreA translates to MNNKPVYLTPEGVERLSAELRHLIVEERPRVAQRIHDAKLDGDITENAEYEDAKQEQSFLEG, encoded by the coding sequence ATGAACAACAAGCCCGTGTACCTGACCCCTGAGGGCGTCGAGCGACTGAGCGCCGAGCTGCGCCACCTCATCGTCGAGGAGCGGCCGCGGGTGGCCCAGCGCATCCATGACGCCAAGCTCGACGGCGACATCACCGAGAACGCCGAGTACGAGGACGCCAAGCAGGAGCAGTCGTTCCTGGAGGG
- a CDS encoding undecaprenyl-diphosphate phosphatase — protein MELIIQAALIGLIQGLTEFIPVSSSAHLELSPWLLGWEQDGLIGSLSFNVFLHLGTLLALLVHVGRDWLRLLGALGRSIAERRIGDDPDRRLGWLLVVATIPAALIGFALEDAIEAAFHGDADQSRLAIAGFLVIGAAVLFLADRLGTRQRDLSAIGTGPALAIGLSQAAALLPGISRSGATIATGLALGLTRQTAARFSFLLATPITLGAGLYGSRHLLTASHTSTEWLAIGVGFVAAAVSGTLAIGFLLRWLRTRSVAIFCLERLVLAALVVVLLAAGH, from the coding sequence ATGGAGCTGATCATCCAGGCCGCGTTGATCGGCCTCATCCAGGGCCTGACCGAGTTCATCCCGGTCAGCTCCTCGGCCCACCTGGAGCTGTCCCCCTGGCTCTTGGGCTGGGAGCAGGACGGGCTGATCGGGAGCCTGTCGTTCAACGTGTTCCTGCACCTGGGGACGCTGCTCGCGCTCCTCGTCCACGTCGGGCGCGACTGGCTGCGCCTGCTCGGCGCGCTGGGCCGGTCCATCGCCGAACGACGCATCGGCGACGACCCCGACCGACGGCTGGGCTGGCTCCTGGTCGTGGCCACCATCCCGGCGGCGCTCATCGGCTTTGCGCTGGAGGATGCCATCGAGGCCGCCTTCCACGGCGACGCGGACCAGTCGCGGCTGGCCATCGCCGGCTTTCTGGTAATCGGCGCCGCGGTGCTTTTCCTGGCGGATCGGTTGGGGACCCGCCAGCGCGATCTGAGCGCGATCGGGACCGGTCCGGCGCTGGCCATCGGCCTGTCGCAGGCGGCCGCCCTGCTGCCGGGCATCAGCCGATCGGGCGCGACGATCGCCACCGGCCTGGCACTCGGCCTGACCCGCCAGACCGCCGCCCGCTTCAGCTTCCTGCTCGCCACGCCCATCACCCTCGGGGCGGGGCTGTATGGCTCGCGGCACCTGCTCACCGCCAGTCACACCTCGACCGAATGGCTGGCCATCGGCGTCGGGTTCGTGGCCGCCGCCGTCTCGGGAACCCTCGCGATCGGCTTTCTGCTGCGCTGGCTGCGGACCCGTTCGGTGGCCATCTTTTGCCTGGAGCGGCTCGTGCTGGCGGCCCTGGTGGTGGTCCTTCTCGCGGCCGGTCACTGA
- a CDS encoding sodium-translocating pyrophosphatase: MPIQPITWVIPVAGLAAVAFAAYLARDVLRRDTGTPAMEDVAATIMEGAVAFIRRQYLTILVLAVVGAAIIGLVIGVVETAEVADTDVFGAQLGLMTAVAFFVGALCSMASGVIGMYISVKSNVRTAAAARHSLVEAVQVAMRGGAVSGFLVVALSLLGVWGIFVTYGGFTNPDVAPFLIVGFGFGASFVALFAQLGGGIYTKAADVGSDLVGKIEAGIPEDDPRNAAVIADLVGDNVGDCAGRGADLFESTAAENIGAMILGVGVYVIAREAGWPNPEAWIFFPLVVRAFGLLATIVAIFFVRGSETEEPMNMLNRGYWVTTILSVLALALVTFVMMDTSGTPGANGIPVWVWFFFCGVVGLATSVAFVYITQYYTSGAWRPVKEIAEASKTGPATNIISGTAVGFETTAVTAITISLALFASHWLGSQAGLVNAAGRDVGGIFGTAVATMGMLMTTAYILAMDTFGPITDNAGGIAEFAKAEGGAREITDRLDAVGNTTKALTKGYAIASAALAAFLLFSAYIDKVNLIFTRQGRPLMESVDLADVNVFIAALIGAMLVYFFSSLAIRAVGTTAQSIIVEVRRQFREMPGIMDYTQRPDYARVVDITTRAALRQMILPGMVAVATPIAVGLLLGHEAMAGMLMVGTIAGVLLATVLNNGGGAWDNAKKYIESGHLTDDEGNVIGKKTPAHAAAVVGDTVGDPFKDTAGPSLHVLVKLLATITLVLAPLFIR; this comes from the coding sequence ATGCCGATTCAGCCCATCACCTGGGTGATTCCTGTCGCCGGCCTGGCCGCGGTCGCCTTTGCGGCCTACCTCGCCCGCGATGTCCTGCGCCGGGATACGGGGACGCCGGCCATGGAGGATGTGGCCGCGACGATCATGGAGGGAGCGGTCGCGTTCATCCGCCGCCAGTACCTGACCATCCTCGTGCTGGCGGTCGTCGGGGCGGCCATCATCGGCCTGGTCATCGGCGTGGTCGAAACGGCCGAGGTGGCGGACACCGACGTCTTCGGCGCCCAGCTGGGCCTTATGACGGCGGTCGCGTTCTTTGTCGGGGCCCTGTGCTCCATGGCCTCCGGGGTGATCGGGATGTACATCTCGGTGAAGTCGAATGTGCGCACCGCGGCCGCCGCCCGCCACAGCCTGGTCGAGGCGGTCCAGGTCGCCATGCGGGGCGGGGCGGTGTCCGGGTTCCTGGTGGTCGCCCTGTCCCTCCTCGGCGTGTGGGGCATCTTCGTGACCTACGGCGGCTTCACCAACCCGGACGTGGCTCCGTTCCTGATCGTGGGCTTCGGCTTCGGGGCCAGCTTCGTGGCGCTGTTCGCCCAGCTGGGCGGCGGGATCTACACCAAGGCTGCCGATGTCGGGTCGGACCTGGTCGGCAAGATCGAGGCCGGCATCCCCGAGGACGATCCCCGCAACGCCGCGGTGATCGCGGACCTGGTGGGCGACAACGTCGGCGACTGCGCCGGCCGTGGGGCCGACCTGTTCGAGTCCACCGCAGCCGAGAACATCGGGGCCATGATCCTGGGGGTCGGCGTGTACGTCATCGCCCGGGAAGCGGGCTGGCCCAACCCCGAGGCGTGGATCTTCTTCCCGCTCGTGGTCCGCGCCTTCGGTCTGCTGGCGACCATCGTGGCCATCTTCTTCGTCCGCGGCAGTGAGACCGAGGAACCGATGAACATGCTGAACCGCGGCTACTGGGTCACCACCATCCTGTCGGTCCTGGCCCTGGCGCTGGTCACGTTCGTGATGATGGACACCAGCGGCACCCCGGGCGCCAACGGCATCCCGGTATGGGTCTGGTTCTTCTTCTGTGGGGTGGTGGGGCTGGCCACCAGCGTGGCGTTTGTCTACATCACCCAGTACTACACGTCGGGCGCCTGGCGGCCGGTGAAGGAGATTGCCGAGGCCAGCAAGACCGGCCCGGCCACGAACATCATCAGCGGCACGGCGGTCGGCTTCGAGACCACCGCCGTCACGGCCATCACCATCAGCCTCGCCCTGTTTGCCAGCCACTGGCTGGGTTCCCAGGCGGGTCTGGTGAACGCGGCCGGCCGTGACGTGGGCGGCATCTTCGGCACCGCCGTGGCGACCATGGGCATGCTCATGACGACCGCCTACATTCTGGCCATGGACACCTTCGGACCGATCACCGACAACGCCGGCGGGATCGCGGAGTTCGCCAAGGCCGAGGGTGGCGCCCGCGAGATCACCGACCGGCTGGACGCGGTGGGCAACACGACCAAGGCCCTGACCAAGGGATACGCCATCGCCTCGGCGGCGCTGGCGGCCTTCCTCCTGTTCTCCGCCTACATCGACAAGGTGAACCTGATCTTCACCCGCCAGGGGCGGCCGCTCATGGAATCGGTCGACCTGGCCGACGTCAACGTGTTCATCGCGGCCCTGATCGGCGCCATGCTGGTGTACTTCTTCAGCTCGCTCGCCATTCGCGCGGTGGGCACCACGGCGCAGTCGATCATCGTCGAGGTCAGGCGCCAGTTCCGCGAGATGCCGGGGATCATGGACTACACCCAGCGCCCAGACTACGCCCGGGTGGTGGACATCACGACCCGCGCCGCGCTGCGCCAGATGATCCTGCCCGGGATGGTCGCGGTCGCCACGCCCATCGCGGTCGGGCTGCTCCTCGGCCACGAGGCGATGGCCGGCATGCTCATGGTCGGCACCATTGCCGGCGTCCTGCTGGCCACCGTCCTGAACAACGGTGGCGGAGCGTGGGACAACGCCAAGAAGTACATCGAGTCCGGACACCTGACCGATGACGAGGGCAACGTGATCGGCAAGAAGACACCCGCCCATGCCGCCGCCGTGGTCGGCGACACGGTTGGTGATCCGTTCAAGGACACCGCGGGCCCGTCGCTCCACGTCCTCGTCAAGCTGCTGGCCACCATCACCCTCGTCCTGGCGCCGCTCTTCATCCGCTGA
- the lepB gene encoding signal peptidase I, which produces MQPAAGPTGAERSAARRGAGCLLEIVETVVLTAVIYLVIHNFVAQPFEVEQNSMVATIQPGDYVLIDKLTPRWDDYSRGNVVVFNPPDGYEQTGVPFIKRVIGLPGETVLLENGVVFIKPAGGVPVRLDEPYLVTGADGTPAPTLPRDAQGTIEWIVPDGHVFVMGDNRPDSQDSRFFGPIERDLIVGRAFVRYFPLDRITLFVSPPYQGLVEALTDDGSVRAHHPRGGSSAITQVSIARS; this is translated from the coding sequence GTGCAGCCTGCCGCGGGACCAACCGGCGCCGAACGTTCCGCGGCGCGGCGGGGTGCCGGCTGCCTGCTCGAGATCGTGGAAACGGTGGTCCTGACCGCGGTCATCTACCTCGTCATCCACAACTTCGTGGCCCAGCCGTTCGAGGTCGAGCAGAACTCGATGGTGGCCACCATCCAGCCGGGCGACTACGTCCTGATCGACAAGCTCACGCCGCGCTGGGACGACTACTCGCGAGGGAACGTCGTCGTCTTCAACCCGCCGGATGGGTACGAGCAGACTGGGGTCCCGTTCATCAAGCGCGTCATCGGTCTGCCCGGCGAGACGGTTCTGCTCGAGAACGGGGTGGTCTTCATCAAGCCGGCCGGTGGGGTGCCGGTGCGCCTGGACGAGCCGTACCTGGTCACCGGTGCGGACGGGACTCCGGCTCCCACCCTGCCCCGCGACGCGCAGGGCACGATCGAGTGGATCGTTCCCGACGGGCACGTCTTCGTCATGGGTGACAACCGCCCCGACAGCCAGGATTCGCGCTTCTTTGGGCCCATCGAACGCGACCTGATCGTGGGACGCGCGTTCGTACGCTACTTCCCGCTGGATCGGATCACGCTGTTCGTTTCGCCCCCCTACCAGGGCCTGGTGGAGGCGCTAACGGACGACGGATCAGTCCGGGCCCATCATCCGCGTGGGGGCTCTTCGGCCATCACCCAAGTGTCGATCGCCCGCTCGTAG
- the ndk gene encoding nucleoside-diphosphate kinase: MERTLVLVKPDGVQRGLVGEILGRLERKGLKVVGLRLLWVPHDMAERHYAIHVGKHFYAELVEFITSGPVAAIAVAGPDAVAVVRRLVGATMPNQADPGTIRGDLGVSGLRNLIHASDAPETADAELALWFDAGSVVDYERAIDTWVMAEEPPRG, encoded by the coding sequence ATGGAGCGCACCCTGGTCCTGGTCAAGCCGGATGGGGTCCAGCGCGGGCTGGTGGGCGAGATCCTCGGCCGGCTGGAGCGCAAGGGGCTCAAGGTCGTCGGCCTGCGCCTGCTGTGGGTGCCCCACGACATGGCCGAGCGCCACTACGCCATCCACGTCGGCAAGCACTTCTACGCCGAGCTGGTGGAGTTCATCACCTCCGGACCGGTGGCGGCCATCGCGGTTGCCGGGCCGGATGCGGTGGCCGTGGTGCGGCGCCTCGTCGGAGCAACGATGCCCAACCAGGCGGATCCGGGCACCATCCGCGGCGACCTCGGCGTGAGCGGCCTGCGCAACCTCATCCACGCATCCGATGCGCCGGAAACCGCCGACGCGGAGCTTGCCCTGTGGTTCGACGCCGGGTCGGTGGTCGACTACGAGCGGGCGATCGACACTTGGGTGATGGCCGAAGAGCCCCCACGCGGATGA
- a CDS encoding pitrilysin family protein, producing the protein MLPNGLRVVSQAMPHARSVSVALFVGVGSRHEADGEAGLSHMVEHLAFKGTRAYPAPGALSEAIEACGGTVNASTDRELTVYSSRVPRTRADRAFDVVGELVLRPLFRPADLVAEKPVVVDEIRAYIDSPSDHVFALFDELLFGTHPLGREIAGTPRSVRRTTHADVVGHWRRWYTPEHMVLAVAGAIDHRTVRRTARSWFDRAAEDGRADGVGSGRRAGRRKSAGLSAPRPTSAGSVRVAFRRLTQGNLCLGMPGVSRTHPDRWALDLLGAVLGDGMSSRLFVELRERRSLAYDIGTFATSYADCGTVGIHAGFDPSQSTAIIRAALEQLERVVQDPVPLSELERARAYTRGRIELRLEESSAVAGWLGTGESLLPRILTVEEVVEHLESVTSDDLLRVARAYLRPSLARIVLLGPFRGRRRVEALLAA; encoded by the coding sequence GTGCTCCCCAACGGCCTCCGAGTGGTCAGCCAGGCGATGCCGCATGCCCGATCGGTGTCGGTGGCCCTATTCGTGGGCGTCGGCTCGCGCCACGAGGCCGATGGCGAGGCCGGGTTGTCGCACATGGTGGAGCACCTCGCGTTCAAAGGCACCCGGGCCTACCCCGCCCCAGGGGCCCTGTCAGAGGCCATCGAGGCGTGCGGAGGGACCGTCAACGCGTCGACGGACCGCGAGCTGACCGTGTACTCCTCGCGGGTCCCGCGGACCCGCGCCGACCGCGCCTTTGATGTCGTCGGCGAGCTGGTCCTGCGCCCGCTTTTTCGGCCTGCGGACCTGGTGGCCGAGAAGCCGGTCGTGGTCGACGAGATCCGGGCCTATATCGACTCCCCATCGGACCACGTCTTTGCCCTGTTCGATGAGCTCCTGTTCGGCACCCACCCGCTGGGTCGCGAGATCGCGGGCACGCCGCGCAGCGTGCGGCGCACGACGCATGCCGACGTCGTGGGCCACTGGCGCCGCTGGTACACCCCTGAGCACATGGTGCTGGCGGTGGCCGGGGCGATTGACCACCGGACGGTGCGCCGCACGGCCCGGAGCTGGTTCGACCGGGCAGCGGAGGATGGCCGGGCTGACGGGGTCGGTTCCGGCCGGCGCGCTGGGCGCCGGAAGTCGGCGGGCCTTTCCGCCCCGCGGCCAACGTCTGCGGGCAGCGTGCGGGTCGCCTTCCGACGCCTGACCCAGGGCAACCTGTGCCTGGGCATGCCCGGCGTCTCACGCACCCACCCCGACCGCTGGGCGCTGGACCTGCTGGGCGCGGTCCTGGGCGATGGGATGAGCAGCCGCCTGTTCGTCGAGCTGCGGGAACGGCGCTCCCTGGCGTACGACATCGGGACCTTTGCGACCTCGTACGCCGATTGCGGCACGGTGGGCATCCACGCCGGGTTCGACCCGTCCCAGTCGACGGCCATCATCCGCGCCGCGCTCGAGCAGCTGGAGCGCGTCGTCCAGGACCCCGTACCCCTGTCCGAGCTCGAACGGGCGCGGGCCTACACCCGCGGGCGGATCGAGCTGCGCCTCGAGGAGTCGAGCGCGGTGGCCGGCTGGCTGGGCACCGGGGAGAGCCTCCTGCCGCGGATCCTCACGGTCGAAGAGGTGGTGGAGCACCTCGAGTCGGTCACGTCGGACGACTTGCTCCGCGTCGCGCGGGCCTACCTCCGACCCAGCCTGGCGCGGATCGTCCTGCTGGGGCCGTTCCGAGGACGACGCCGGGTTGAGGCCCTGCTCGCGGCATGA
- a CDS encoding type III pantothenate kinase, whose product MRLLAADIGNTNTGVGLFDDAVMVGAWQAETDSQATEDELAAMLTGLLALDGHRLEGLDAAALACVVPALVPTWRRMLTRRAGVEPVVVDAAGLGGVLAIEIDRPAEAGADRLVNALAARQEFGGPAIVVDLGTSTNFDVVSAEGAYLGGAIAPGLGISVDALVGRAAKLPRVELRRPPRAIGTNTVHAMQSGTVNGYIGLLSGLLAALRGELVERSPADARVTVVATGGFSLQPWLAEVPGIDRVEPELTLRGIRYAYEHITTRTGARAGVAEADGSPG is encoded by the coding sequence ATGCGACTGTTGGCCGCCGATATCGGCAACACGAACACCGGGGTTGGGCTCTTCGACGACGCGGTCATGGTCGGCGCCTGGCAGGCCGAGACCGACTCGCAGGCCACCGAGGACGAGCTGGCCGCCATGCTGACAGGCCTGCTGGCCCTGGACGGGCATCGCCTGGAGGGGTTGGATGCCGCCGCCCTGGCCTGTGTCGTGCCCGCGCTGGTCCCCACCTGGCGCCGGATGCTGACCCGCCGCGCGGGCGTTGAGCCGGTGGTCGTGGACGCGGCCGGGCTGGGCGGCGTGCTGGCCATCGAGATCGACCGCCCGGCGGAAGCCGGCGCCGATCGGCTGGTGAACGCCCTGGCCGCCCGCCAGGAGTTCGGCGGCCCTGCCATCGTGGTGGACCTCGGAACGAGCACCAACTTCGACGTCGTGAGCGCGGAGGGCGCCTATCTCGGCGGAGCGATCGCGCCCGGGCTGGGGATCTCTGTCGACGCCCTGGTGGGGCGTGCGGCAAAGCTGCCGCGAGTCGAGCTCCGGCGCCCACCGCGCGCCATCGGCACCAACACTGTGCATGCGATGCAGAGCGGAACGGTGAACGGCTACATCGGACTGCTGAGCGGTCTTCTTGCCGCCCTGCGGGGGGAGCTGGTCGAGCGCTCGCCGGCCGACGCCCGGGTCACGGTGGTGGCGACCGGCGGCTTCTCGCTCCAGCCATGGCTGGCCGAGGTGCCCGGCATCGACCGCGTGGAGCCGGAGCTCACCCTGCGCGGGATCAGGTACGCGTACGAGCACATCACTACCCGGACGGGCGCGCGGGCCGGCGTGGCCGAGGCCGACGGGAGCCCGGGATGA
- the coaBC gene encoding bifunctional phosphopantothenoylcysteine decarboxylase/phosphopantothenate--cysteine ligase CoaBC codes for MTEAMNGTLVGRRVVVGVSGSIAAYKAAILVRQLMSAGAIVDVAMTPAATAFVTPLTFASLTHRPVITDVMALDPDEHIAHIELAEAADAIVLAPATANLVGKLAAGLVDDAVTAIVCASRARVVVAPAMDAGMWTHPATQRNIETLRGFGYLVVEPEVGALASGLTGIGRLAEPETVLAAVERLFARAGDLDGLRVAISAGGTREPIDPVRFIGNRSSGKMGVALAEAARDRGAAVTLVAGSLSVTAPRGVNVVDATTAATMREAVLRIAPAADILVMAAAVSDYAPAKPSGRKIKRSAGRLRLELVPNPDIIAEVGEMPDGVRPFLVGFAAESDELEANATGKLRDKGLDLIVANKVGGPFDAIGSEENKVVVFGAEGALTDWPMLPKRQVAERLWDLIADRYRARRPVRATSTPARSSRSRAARRPRQQDA; via the coding sequence ATGACGGAAGCGATGAACGGGACGCTGGTCGGCCGTCGGGTGGTGGTCGGGGTCAGTGGCAGCATCGCCGCCTACAAGGCCGCGATCCTGGTCCGCCAGCTGATGAGCGCGGGGGCGATCGTGGACGTGGCCATGACGCCGGCCGCAACGGCATTCGTGACGCCGCTGACATTTGCCTCGCTCACCCACCGCCCGGTGATCACCGACGTCATGGCGCTCGACCCCGACGAGCACATCGCGCACATCGAACTGGCCGAGGCGGCGGACGCCATCGTCCTCGCCCCGGCCACCGCCAACCTGGTGGGCAAGCTCGCGGCGGGACTGGTGGACGACGCGGTGACGGCCATCGTGTGCGCTAGCCGGGCCCGGGTGGTCGTGGCACCAGCCATGGACGCGGGGATGTGGACCCACCCGGCCACGCAACGCAACATCGAGACCCTGCGGGGCTTCGGGTACCTGGTCGTGGAGCCGGAGGTCGGGGCGCTGGCGTCAGGCCTGACCGGGATCGGGCGCCTGGCGGAGCCGGAGACGGTGCTGGCCGCGGTCGAGCGCCTGTTCGCCCGAGCCGGCGACCTGGACGGGCTGCGGGTCGCGATCAGCGCCGGCGGGACGCGGGAGCCCATCGACCCGGTGCGATTCATCGGCAACCGGAGCAGCGGCAAGATGGGGGTGGCGCTGGCCGAGGCGGCTCGTGACCGGGGCGCAGCGGTGACCCTGGTTGCCGGCAGCCTGTCGGTGACCGCACCGCGCGGCGTGAACGTGGTGGATGCCACGACCGCCGCGACCATGCGCGAGGCGGTGCTCCGCATCGCCCCGGCCGCCGACATCCTGGTCATGGCCGCTGCGGTGTCCGACTATGCCCCGGCGAAGCCCAGCGGCCGCAAGATCAAACGCAGTGCCGGCCGCCTGCGCCTGGAGCTCGTCCCCAACCCGGACATCATCGCCGAGGTGGGTGAGATGCCGGACGGCGTTCGGCCGTTCCTGGTTGGCTTCGCGGCCGAGAGCGATGAGCTGGAGGCCAACGCCACCGGCAAGCTGCGCGACAAGGGCCTGGACCTCATCGTCGCCAACAAGGTGGGTGGTCCGTTCGATGCGATCGGCTCCGAAGAGAACAAGGTCGTCGTGTTCGGCGCCGAGGGCGCCCTCACCGACTGGCCGATGCTCCCCAAGCGCCAGGTCGCCGAGCGACTGTGGGACCTCATCGCCGATCGCTATCGGGCCCGCCGTCCGGTCCGCGCGACCTCAACCCCGGCCCGGTCCTCTCGCTCGCGCGCCGCGCGTCGCCCCCGCCAACAGGACGCGTAG
- a CDS encoding pantoate--beta-alanine ligase, producing the protein MEVVRGIEELRDAILELRKAGHAIGFIPTTGLVHSGQLSLVRRSRESDGGVVVSNQADPTGAAAEEDRLLALLEIEGVDVAFLPSHETVDPLHVTRVTVDGLTGRLEGASRPGYLDEVATTTMRLLHLVGPARLYLGQKDAQRVVVVRRMLRDLFVNVELVVCPVLRDPDGLAVSAANMGLSIEERHAATCLYAAIAAAQAAHDAGERSAEVLRARMNEHISAESLARVDYVSIADAVTLAELSRLDGPALAMTAVWIGRSRLTDNVPLG; encoded by the coding sequence GTGGAGGTCGTCCGCGGCATCGAGGAGCTGCGGGACGCGATCCTGGAGCTTCGAAAGGCGGGGCACGCCATCGGCTTCATCCCCACCACGGGCCTGGTGCATTCGGGCCAGCTGTCGCTCGTGCGCCGCTCGCGTGAGTCCGACGGCGGAGTGGTGGTGAGCAACCAGGCCGACCCAACCGGTGCCGCCGCCGAGGAGGATCGGCTGCTGGCGCTGCTGGAGATCGAGGGCGTGGACGTCGCGTTCCTGCCGTCGCACGAAACGGTGGACCCGCTGCACGTCACCCGGGTCACGGTGGACGGGCTGACCGGCCGCCTGGAGGGCGCGTCGCGACCGGGATACCTCGACGAGGTGGCCACCACGACCATGCGGCTCCTCCACCTGGTCGGGCCGGCGCGCCTGTACCTGGGCCAGAAGGACGCCCAGCGGGTGGTGGTCGTCCGGCGCATGTTGCGCGACCTGTTCGTCAACGTCGAGCTGGTGGTCTGCCCGGTCCTCCGCGACCCAGACGGCCTGGCGGTGTCCGCCGCCAACATGGGGCTGTCCATTGAAGAACGACACGCGGCGACCTGCCTGTACGCGGCCATTGCCGCGGCTCAGGCCGCCCACGACGCCGGCGAACGTTCAGCCGAGGTTCTTCGGGCGCGAATGAATGAGCACATCAGCGCCGAATCCCTGGCCCGGGTCGACTACGTGAGCATCGCGGACGCGGTCACGCTGGCTGAGCTATCGCGTCTCGACGGGCCGGCGCTGGCCATGACCGCGGTGTGGATCGGGCGCTCGCGCCTGACGGACAACGTGCCGCTCGGCTGA
- a CDS encoding HhH-GPD-type base excision DNA repair protein, translating into MPPVLPFTDNPEANRLLGEDPLALLIGFALDQQVTVQHAFNGPWELRRRIGHLDPTRIATMDPAELERVFRERPALHRYPASMAGRVAALCRVIVDTYDGDASRIWREARDGADLEARLRALPSIGELKVNGLLAILSRRFGVQLPGLAGRLPTWPTLGDVDTPEALERYQSQKRAYKAALRAAGAEGGGVTKSAARRGP; encoded by the coding sequence GTGCCGCCTGTGCTGCCCTTCACGGACAACCCCGAAGCCAACCGGCTGCTGGGAGAGGACCCGCTCGCGCTGCTCATCGGCTTTGCCCTCGACCAGCAGGTCACCGTCCAGCATGCGTTCAATGGCCCGTGGGAGCTGCGCCGCCGCATCGGGCACCTGGACCCGACGCGGATTGCGACCATGGACCCGGCCGAGCTGGAGCGCGTCTTCCGCGAGCGCCCCGCGTTGCATCGGTACCCCGCCTCGATGGCGGGCCGCGTGGCCGCGCTGTGCCGGGTCATCGTGGACACCTACGACGGCGACGCGAGCCGGATCTGGCGCGAAGCCCGCGACGGCGCCGATCTCGAGGCTCGCCTGCGCGCGCTGCCGTCGATCGGCGAATTGAAGGTGAACGGGCTGCTCGCCATCCTGTCTCGTCGGTTTGGGGTCCAGCTGCCGGGACTGGCCGGGCGCCTGCCGACCTGGCCCACCCTGGGCGACGTGGACACGCCGGAGGCGCTGGAGCGCTACCAGTCCCAGAAGCGGGCGTACAAGGCGGCCCTCCGGGCGGCTGGTGCAGAAGGCGGAGGCGTTACCAAGAGCGCAGCACGTCGCGGCCCATAG
- a CDS encoding Glu/Leu/Phe/Val dehydrogenase: protein MTDYSSVAEAPNIWAVAQQQFDEAAEKLDLDPDLRRVLRVPKRELTVHFPVTMDDGHVEVFTGYRVQHNLSRGPAKGGIRYHQDVTLDEVRALAMWMTWKCSVVNIPYGGGKGGVIVDPKQLSLRELEGLTRRFTTEISPLIGPDRDIPAPDVNTNAQVMAWMMDTYSMHNGYTISGVVTGKPVAIGGSLGRNEATARGAVFTLRQASRQLHLHLDEARVAIQGYGNAGSIAAQLLAAEGSTIVAVSDSSGAIHNPSGLDPAKVSAWKQEHGTVAGFPSADAVSNEELLTLPCDILIPAALENQITRSIADRIQAKVVAEAANGPTTPEADEILYERGIFLIPDILCNAGGVTVSYFEWVQDMQSFFWTEARINESLKEIMDRAFEAVHRMSDLHEVHMRTAAYMVAVSRVAEATTLRGLYP from the coding sequence ATGACCGACTACTCGTCTGTCGCCGAGGCGCCGAACATCTGGGCCGTCGCCCAGCAGCAATTCGACGAGGCCGCCGAGAAACTCGACCTCGATCCGGACCTGCGCCGAGTCCTCCGTGTTCCCAAGCGCGAGCTGACGGTCCACTTCCCAGTGACCATGGACGACGGCCACGTGGAGGTCTTCACCGGCTACCGGGTCCAGCACAACCTCTCGCGCGGGCCGGCCAAGGGCGGCATCCGCTACCACCAGGACGTCACCCTGGACGAGGTCCGGGCCCTGGCCATGTGGATGACCTGGAAGTGCTCCGTGGTGAACATCCCGTATGGCGGCGGCAAGGGCGGGGTGATCGTCGATCCCAAGCAGCTTTCGCTGCGCGAACTGGAGGGCCTGACCCGGCGCTTCACGACCGAGATCAGCCCGCTCATCGGTCCTGATCGCGACATCCCGGCCCCCGATGTCAATACCAACGCCCAGGTCATGGCCTGGATGATGGACACCTACTCCATGCACAACGGCTACACGATCTCGGGCGTCGTGACCGGCAAGCCGGTCGCCATCGGCGGATCGCTGGGGCGCAACGAGGCCACCGCCCGGGGTGCGGTGTTCACCCTCCGGCAGGCCTCCCGGCAGCTGCACCTCCACCTCGACGAGGCACGGGTCGCCATCCAGGGCTATGGCAACGCGGGGTCTATCGCCGCGCAGCTCCTCGCCGCCGAGGGGTCGACCATCGTTGCGGTCAGCGACTCGTCCGGGGCAATCCATAACCCGAGCGGCCTCGACCCTGCCAAGGTCAGCGCGTGGAAGCAGGAGCACGGCACGGTGGCCGGCTTCCCCAGCGCGGATGCGGTCAGCAACGAGGAGCTGCTGACGCTCCCGTGCGACATTCTCATTCCCGCCGCGCTGGAGAACCAGATCACGCGCAGCATCGCGGACCGAATCCAGGCCAAGGTGGTGGCCGAGGCCGCCAACGGCCCGACTACCCCGGAGGCGGATGAGATCCTGTACGAGCGCGGGATCTTCCTGATCCCCGACATCTTGTGCAATGCGGGTGGCGTCACGGTGAGCTACTTCGAATGGGTCCAGGACATGCAGTCGTTCTTCTGGACCGAGGCTCGGATCAACGAGAGCCTGAAGGAGATCATGGATCGGGCCTTCGAGGCGGTCCATCGGATGAGCGACCTGCACGAGGTCCACATGCGGACCGCCGCCTACATGGTCGCCGTGTCGCGGGTCGCGGAGGCCACCACGTTGCGGGGCCTGTACCCGTAG